One genomic segment of Streptomyces sp. RKND-216 includes these proteins:
- a CDS encoding thiazole synthase, whose protein sequence is MTVHTADDVEQAAADPLVIDGVAFGSRLIMGTGGAPSLEVMERALLASGTELTTVAMRRLDPAVQGSVLTVLRRHGIRVLPNTAGCHSAGEAVLTARLAREALETDWVKLEVVADEHTLLPDPVETLEAAETLVDDGFTVLPYTNDDPVLARRLEDAGCAAVMPLGSPIGSGLGIRNPHNFQLIAESASVPVVLDAGAGTASDAALAMELGCAAVMLASAVTRAQEPELMARAMRHAVAAGRLAHRAGRIPRRHYAEASSPTEGIAAFDPERPAFM, encoded by the coding sequence ATGACCGTGCACACCGCGGACGACGTCGAACAGGCCGCGGCGGACCCGCTGGTGATCGACGGAGTCGCGTTCGGCTCCCGGTTGATCATGGGGACCGGTGGAGCGCCCAGCCTGGAGGTGATGGAGCGGGCGCTGCTCGCCTCAGGAACGGAGCTGACCACCGTCGCGATGCGCCGACTCGACCCGGCCGTGCAGGGGTCGGTGCTGACGGTGCTGCGCCGGCACGGCATTCGCGTGCTGCCGAACACCGCCGGCTGCCACAGCGCGGGCGAGGCGGTGCTGACCGCGCGACTGGCCCGGGAGGCACTGGAGACGGACTGGGTGAAGCTGGAGGTCGTCGCCGACGAGCACACCCTGCTGCCCGATCCGGTGGAGACGCTGGAGGCCGCTGAGACGCTGGTCGACGACGGTTTCACGGTACTGCCGTACACCAACGACGACCCGGTGCTGGCCCGGCGGCTCGAGGACGCGGGCTGTGCGGCGGTGATGCCACTGGGCTCGCCGATCGGCTCGGGTCTGGGCATCCGCAACCCGCACAACTTCCAGCTGATCGCCGAAAGCGCCTCCGTACCGGTCGTCCTGGACGCGGGGGCCGGCACCGCCTCGGACGCCGCCCTGGCCATGGAGCTGGGCTGCGCGGCGGTAATGCTGGCCTCGGCAGTGACGCGGGCGCAGGAACCGGAGCTGATGGCGCGGGCGATGCGGCACGCGGTGGCTGCCGGACGGCTGGCGCACCGGGCCGGGCGCATCCCCCGGCGGCACTACGCGGAGGCGTCCTCCCCCACCGAGGGCATCGCCGCATTCGACCCGGAACGTCCCGCTTTCATGTGA
- the thiS gene encoding sulfur carrier protein ThiS codes for MTAAHTATVTLTVNGEPRELSRGQTLDRLVATLTTAPSGVAAAVNEAVVPRGRWPETELADGDRVEVLTAVQGG; via the coding sequence ATGACTGCTGCACACACCGCGACCGTGACGCTGACCGTGAACGGGGAGCCGCGGGAGCTGTCCCGCGGCCAGACCCTCGACCGTCTGGTGGCGACGCTGACCACCGCGCCGTCCGGGGTGGCGGCTGCCGTGAACGAGGCCGTCGTGCCGCGCGGCCGGTGGCCGGAGACCGAGCTGGCCGACGGCGACCGCGTCGAAGTGCTGACCGCCGTACAGGGAGGCTGA